The following coding sequences are from one Solea solea chromosome 4, fSolSol10.1, whole genome shotgun sequence window:
- the picalma gene encoding phosphatidylinositol binding clathrin assembly protein a isoform X7: protein MSGQSITDRITAAQHSVTGSAITKTVCKATTHEIMGPKKKHLDYLIQCTNEMNVNIPQLADTLFERTANTSWVVVFKSLTTTHHLMVYGNERFIQYLASRNTLFNLSNFLDKSGLQGYDMSTFIRRYSRYLNEKAVSYRQVAFDFTKVKRGSDGLMRTMNTEKLLKTIPIIQNQMDVLLDFNVNANELTNGVINAAFMLLFKDAIRLFAAYNEGIINLLEKYFDMKKVQCKDGLDIYKKFLTRMTRISEFLKVAEQVGIDRGDIPDLSQFTVCAPSSLLDALEQHLASLEGKKVKDSTAASRASTLSNAVSSLANTGISFTKVDEREKQAALEEEQARLKALKEQRVMELQKNPALATTDSSPVSTVGGTINSTPAIDLFSTPSSTNSASKAANDLLDLQPAFQQPLPLSTANSWGDPFTYAAEAVEESTPISNPFITPPPVVDAVQLSVASSDANGLSSRTPSHEVFDHCTPFCDSSSFLASDHDTGAQIETFITDSFCGPSPYTTLFQSEPPAVAGLFRAGFTASPTQQQPPQDSRGLNVDFDSVFGNNTNANNLDSTDVLGGILKPTVASSPNQCMTLNGQQANRLVSNDLDSSLANLVGNLGIGNGTAKNDLHWSQPGEKKLTGGNNWQPKTAPSTTWNPATMAPSVMAFPATTPTGMMTYGMPPHMGSMMMTQPTVMYTQPVMRPPNPFGPNPGAQMQFM, encoded by the exons ATGTCTGGACAGAGCATTACAGACAGGATAACCGCCGCACAGCACAGTGTCACCGGCTCGGCGATAACCAAAACGGTGTGCAAGGCGACCACTCATGAAATAATGGGaccaaaaaagaaacacttggATT aCTTAATTCAGTGCACGAATGAGATGAATGTGAACATCCCTCAGTTGGCTGACACACTGTTTGAGAGGACCGCCAACACCAGCTGGGTGGTTGTCTTCAAGTCCCTCACCACCACACACCATCTGATGGTCTATGGCAATGAG aGGTTTATACAGTATCTGGCTTCAAGGAACACACTATTCAACCTCAGCAATTTTTTGGACAAAAGTGGCTTACAAG GCTACGACATGTCAACGTTCATAAGGAGGTATAGCCGCTACCTGAATGAGAAGGCGGTGTCCTACAGACAAGTCGCTTTTGACTTTACTAAAGTGAAAAGAGG GTCTGATGGATTGATGAGAACCATGAACACTGAAAAGCTCCTGAAGACCATCCCTATTATCCAAAATCAGATGGATGTGTTACTTGATTTCAAC GTCAATGCCAATGAACTGACAAATGGTGTTATCAATGCAGCCTTCATGCTTCTGTTCAAAGATGCCATCCGGCTGTTTGCAGCCTACAATGAAGGCATAATCAATCTCCTGG AGAAGTACTTTGACATGAAGAAAGTGCAGTGCAAGGATGGACTGGACATCTACAAGAAATTCCTTACACGAATGACAAGGATATCGGAGTTCCTCAAAGTCGCAGAG CAAGTGGGGATCGATCGAGGTGACATCCCAGATCTGTCTCAG tttacagtgtgt GCCCCCAGCAGCCTGCTAGACGCCCTGGAACAACACTTGGCCTCTTTAGAGGGAAAGAAAGTCAAAGACTCGACAGCAGCCAGCAG GGCCAGCACCCTCTCCAATGCAGTATCTTCTCTGGCCAACACCGGCATATCTTTCACCAAAGTGGACgagagggaaaaacaagcaGCGCTGGAGGAAGAGCAGGCTCGTCTAAAAGCACTCAAG gaGCAGCGTGTTATGGAGCTCCAGAAGAATCCTGCTCTAGCGACTACAGACTCCTCCCCAGTCTCCACAGTGGGTGGAACCATTAACTCAACTCCTGCCATTGACCTCTTCTCCACACCGAGCTCTACCAACAG TGCATCCAAAGCAGCCAATGACCTTTTGGACCTGCAGCCAGCTTTCCAGCAGCCGCTGCCTCTCTCCACTGCCAACTCATGGGGAG ATCCTTTCACCTATGCTGCAGAAGCTGTGGAGGAATCCACTCCAATCTCAAACCCTTTCATCACACCACCACCTGTTGTCGATGCTGTCCAGCTGTCCGTGGCGTCCTCGGACGCTAACGGTCTGTCCTCTAGGACACCGAGCCACGAAGTGTTCG ACCATTGCACTCCTTTTTGTGACTCCAGCTCTTTCCTGGCATCTGATCATGACACTGGTGCACAGATAGAGACATTTATCACAG ACTCCTTCTGTGGGCCAAGCCCTTACACCACCCTCTTCCAATCAGAGCCCCCTGCTGTAGCTGGTCTATTCAGAG CAGGGTTCACGGCCTCCCCcacgcagcagcagccaccacaGGACTCTCGGGGCCTTAACGTCGATTTTGACTCCGTATTTGGCAACAACACTAATGCCAACAACCTGGATtccacag ATGTTTTAGGTGGCATCCTTAAACCTACAGTGGCATCCTCACCCAATCAGTGCATGACCCTGAACGGTCAGCAGGCCAACAGACTTGTGTCCAATGACCTGGACTCTTCACTGGCCAATCTGGTCGGCA ATCTGGGAATTGGCAACGGCACAGCAAAGAA TGATCTTCACTGGAGTCAGCCGGGTGAGAAGAAGCTGACGGGTGGAAACAACTGGCAGCCCAAGACGGCGCCTTCCACCACCTGGAACCCCGCAACTATG GCTCCATCTGTCATGGCCTTCCCTGCAACCACACCCACAGGCATGATGACATATGGAATG CCTCCCCACATGGGCTCCATGATGATGACTCAGCCCACTGTGATGTACACTCAGCCTGTGATGAGGCCACCCAACCCCTTCGGCCCCAATCCAGGCGCACAG ATGCAGTTCATGTAA
- the picalma gene encoding phosphatidylinositol binding clathrin assembly protein a isoform X3 — translation MSGQSITDRITAAQHSVTGSAITKTVCKATTHEIMGPKKKHLDYLIQCTNEMNVNIPQLADTLFERTANTSWVVVFKSLTTTHHLMVYGNERFIQYLASRNTLFNLSNFLDKSGLQGYDMSTFIRRYSRYLNEKAVSYRQVAFDFTKVKRGSDGLMRTMNTEKLLKTIPIIQNQMDVLLDFNVNANELTNGVINAAFMLLFKDAIRLFAAYNEGIINLLEKYFDMKKVQCKDGLDIYKKFLTRMTRISEFLKVAEQVGIDRGDIPDLSQFTVCAPSSLLDALEQHLASLEGKKVKDSTAASRASTLSNAVSSLANTGISFTKVDEREKQAALEEEQARLKALKEQRVMELQKNPALATTDSSPVSTVGGTINSTPAIDLFSTPSSTNSASKAANDLLDLQPAFQQPLPLSTANSWGDPFTYAAEAVEESTPISNPFITPPPVVDAVQLSVASSDANGLSSRTPSHEVFDHCTPFCDSSSFLASDHDTGAQIETFITDSFCGPSPYTTLFQSEPPAVAGLFRAGFTASPTQQQPPQDSRGLNVDFDSVFGNNTNANNLDSTGGILKPTVASSPNQCMTLNGQQANRLVSNDLDSSLANLVGNLGIGNGTAKNDLHWSQPGEKKLTGGNNWQPKTAPSTTWNPATMAPSVMAFPATTPTGMMTYGMPPHMGSMMMTQPTVMYTQPVMRPPNPFGPNPGAQSPTISSPSSLSPLRAPGKDPFAHLFLQNFL, via the exons ATGTCTGGACAGAGCATTACAGACAGGATAACCGCCGCACAGCACAGTGTCACCGGCTCGGCGATAACCAAAACGGTGTGCAAGGCGACCACTCATGAAATAATGGGaccaaaaaagaaacacttggATT aCTTAATTCAGTGCACGAATGAGATGAATGTGAACATCCCTCAGTTGGCTGACACACTGTTTGAGAGGACCGCCAACACCAGCTGGGTGGTTGTCTTCAAGTCCCTCACCACCACACACCATCTGATGGTCTATGGCAATGAG aGGTTTATACAGTATCTGGCTTCAAGGAACACACTATTCAACCTCAGCAATTTTTTGGACAAAAGTGGCTTACAAG GCTACGACATGTCAACGTTCATAAGGAGGTATAGCCGCTACCTGAATGAGAAGGCGGTGTCCTACAGACAAGTCGCTTTTGACTTTACTAAAGTGAAAAGAGG GTCTGATGGATTGATGAGAACCATGAACACTGAAAAGCTCCTGAAGACCATCCCTATTATCCAAAATCAGATGGATGTGTTACTTGATTTCAAC GTCAATGCCAATGAACTGACAAATGGTGTTATCAATGCAGCCTTCATGCTTCTGTTCAAAGATGCCATCCGGCTGTTTGCAGCCTACAATGAAGGCATAATCAATCTCCTGG AGAAGTACTTTGACATGAAGAAAGTGCAGTGCAAGGATGGACTGGACATCTACAAGAAATTCCTTACACGAATGACAAGGATATCGGAGTTCCTCAAAGTCGCAGAG CAAGTGGGGATCGATCGAGGTGACATCCCAGATCTGTCTCAG tttacagtgtgt GCCCCCAGCAGCCTGCTAGACGCCCTGGAACAACACTTGGCCTCTTTAGAGGGAAAGAAAGTCAAAGACTCGACAGCAGCCAGCAG GGCCAGCACCCTCTCCAATGCAGTATCTTCTCTGGCCAACACCGGCATATCTTTCACCAAAGTGGACgagagggaaaaacaagcaGCGCTGGAGGAAGAGCAGGCTCGTCTAAAAGCACTCAAG gaGCAGCGTGTTATGGAGCTCCAGAAGAATCCTGCTCTAGCGACTACAGACTCCTCCCCAGTCTCCACAGTGGGTGGAACCATTAACTCAACTCCTGCCATTGACCTCTTCTCCACACCGAGCTCTACCAACAG TGCATCCAAAGCAGCCAATGACCTTTTGGACCTGCAGCCAGCTTTCCAGCAGCCGCTGCCTCTCTCCACTGCCAACTCATGGGGAG ATCCTTTCACCTATGCTGCAGAAGCTGTGGAGGAATCCACTCCAATCTCAAACCCTTTCATCACACCACCACCTGTTGTCGATGCTGTCCAGCTGTCCGTGGCGTCCTCGGACGCTAACGGTCTGTCCTCTAGGACACCGAGCCACGAAGTGTTCG ACCATTGCACTCCTTTTTGTGACTCCAGCTCTTTCCTGGCATCTGATCATGACACTGGTGCACAGATAGAGACATTTATCACAG ACTCCTTCTGTGGGCCAAGCCCTTACACCACCCTCTTCCAATCAGAGCCCCCTGCTGTAGCTGGTCTATTCAGAG CAGGGTTCACGGCCTCCCCcacgcagcagcagccaccacaGGACTCTCGGGGCCTTAACGTCGATTTTGACTCCGTATTTGGCAACAACACTAATGCCAACAACCTGGATtccacag GTGGCATCCTTAAACCTACAGTGGCATCCTCACCCAATCAGTGCATGACCCTGAACGGTCAGCAGGCCAACAGACTTGTGTCCAATGACCTGGACTCTTCACTGGCCAATCTGGTCGGCA ATCTGGGAATTGGCAACGGCACAGCAAAGAA TGATCTTCACTGGAGTCAGCCGGGTGAGAAGAAGCTGACGGGTGGAAACAACTGGCAGCCCAAGACGGCGCCTTCCACCACCTGGAACCCCGCAACTATG GCTCCATCTGTCATGGCCTTCCCTGCAACCACACCCACAGGCATGATGACATATGGAATG CCTCCCCACATGGGCTCCATGATGATGACTCAGCCCACTGTGATGTACACTCAGCCTGTGATGAGGCCACCCAACCCCTTCGGCCCCAATCCAGGCGCACAG TCACCCACTATTTCCAGTCCGTCCAGTCTCAGCCCTCTCAGAGCGCCAGGGAAGGATCCCTTTGCACATCTCTTTCTACAGAATTTTTTATAG
- the picalma gene encoding phosphatidylinositol binding clathrin assembly protein a isoform X12, whose protein sequence is MSGQSITDRITAAQHSVTGSAITKTVCKATTHEIMGPKKKHLDYLIQCTNEMNVNIPQLADTLFERTANTSWVVVFKSLTTTHHLMVYGNERFIQYLASRNTLFNLSNFLDKSGLQGYDMSTFIRRYSRYLNEKAVSYRQVAFDFTKVKRGSDGLMRTMNTEKLLKTIPIIQNQMDVLLDFNVNANELTNGVINAAFMLLFKDAIRLFAAYNEGIINLLEKYFDMKKVQCKDGLDIYKKFLTRMTRISEFLKVAEQVGIDRGDIPDLSQFTVCAPSSLLDALEQHLASLEGKKVKDSTAASRASTLSNAVSSLANTGISFTKVDEREKQAALEEEQARLKALKEQRVMELQKNPALATTDSSPVSTVGGTINSTPAIDLFSTPSSTNSASKAANDLLDLQPAFQQPLPLSTANSWGDPFTYAAEAVEESTPISNPFITPPPVVDAVQLSVASSDANGLSSRTPSHEVFAGFTASPTQQQPPQDSRGLNVDFDSVFGNNTNANNLDSTGGILKPTVASSPNQCMTLNGQQANRLVSNDLDSSLANLVGNLGIGNGTAKNDLHWSQPGEKKLTGGNNWQPKTAPSTTWNPATMAPSVMAFPATTPTGMMTYGMPPHMGSMMMTQPTVMYTQPVMRPPNPFGPNPGAQSPTISSPSSLSPLRAPGKDPFAHLFLQNFL, encoded by the exons ATGTCTGGACAGAGCATTACAGACAGGATAACCGCCGCACAGCACAGTGTCACCGGCTCGGCGATAACCAAAACGGTGTGCAAGGCGACCACTCATGAAATAATGGGaccaaaaaagaaacacttggATT aCTTAATTCAGTGCACGAATGAGATGAATGTGAACATCCCTCAGTTGGCTGACACACTGTTTGAGAGGACCGCCAACACCAGCTGGGTGGTTGTCTTCAAGTCCCTCACCACCACACACCATCTGATGGTCTATGGCAATGAG aGGTTTATACAGTATCTGGCTTCAAGGAACACACTATTCAACCTCAGCAATTTTTTGGACAAAAGTGGCTTACAAG GCTACGACATGTCAACGTTCATAAGGAGGTATAGCCGCTACCTGAATGAGAAGGCGGTGTCCTACAGACAAGTCGCTTTTGACTTTACTAAAGTGAAAAGAGG GTCTGATGGATTGATGAGAACCATGAACACTGAAAAGCTCCTGAAGACCATCCCTATTATCCAAAATCAGATGGATGTGTTACTTGATTTCAAC GTCAATGCCAATGAACTGACAAATGGTGTTATCAATGCAGCCTTCATGCTTCTGTTCAAAGATGCCATCCGGCTGTTTGCAGCCTACAATGAAGGCATAATCAATCTCCTGG AGAAGTACTTTGACATGAAGAAAGTGCAGTGCAAGGATGGACTGGACATCTACAAGAAATTCCTTACACGAATGACAAGGATATCGGAGTTCCTCAAAGTCGCAGAG CAAGTGGGGATCGATCGAGGTGACATCCCAGATCTGTCTCAG tttacagtgtgt GCCCCCAGCAGCCTGCTAGACGCCCTGGAACAACACTTGGCCTCTTTAGAGGGAAAGAAAGTCAAAGACTCGACAGCAGCCAGCAG GGCCAGCACCCTCTCCAATGCAGTATCTTCTCTGGCCAACACCGGCATATCTTTCACCAAAGTGGACgagagggaaaaacaagcaGCGCTGGAGGAAGAGCAGGCTCGTCTAAAAGCACTCAAG gaGCAGCGTGTTATGGAGCTCCAGAAGAATCCTGCTCTAGCGACTACAGACTCCTCCCCAGTCTCCACAGTGGGTGGAACCATTAACTCAACTCCTGCCATTGACCTCTTCTCCACACCGAGCTCTACCAACAG TGCATCCAAAGCAGCCAATGACCTTTTGGACCTGCAGCCAGCTTTCCAGCAGCCGCTGCCTCTCTCCACTGCCAACTCATGGGGAG ATCCTTTCACCTATGCTGCAGAAGCTGTGGAGGAATCCACTCCAATCTCAAACCCTTTCATCACACCACCACCTGTTGTCGATGCTGTCCAGCTGTCCGTGGCGTCCTCGGACGCTAACGGTCTGTCCTCTAGGACACCGAGCCACGAAGTGTTCG CAGGGTTCACGGCCTCCCCcacgcagcagcagccaccacaGGACTCTCGGGGCCTTAACGTCGATTTTGACTCCGTATTTGGCAACAACACTAATGCCAACAACCTGGATtccacag GTGGCATCCTTAAACCTACAGTGGCATCCTCACCCAATCAGTGCATGACCCTGAACGGTCAGCAGGCCAACAGACTTGTGTCCAATGACCTGGACTCTTCACTGGCCAATCTGGTCGGCA ATCTGGGAATTGGCAACGGCACAGCAAAGAA TGATCTTCACTGGAGTCAGCCGGGTGAGAAGAAGCTGACGGGTGGAAACAACTGGCAGCCCAAGACGGCGCCTTCCACCACCTGGAACCCCGCAACTATG GCTCCATCTGTCATGGCCTTCCCTGCAACCACACCCACAGGCATGATGACATATGGAATG CCTCCCCACATGGGCTCCATGATGATGACTCAGCCCACTGTGATGTACACTCAGCCTGTGATGAGGCCACCCAACCCCTTCGGCCCCAATCCAGGCGCACAG TCACCCACTATTTCCAGTCCGTCCAGTCTCAGCCCTCTCAGAGCGCCAGGGAAGGATCCCTTTGCACATCTCTTTCTACAGAATTTTTTATAG
- the picalma gene encoding phosphatidylinositol binding clathrin assembly protein a isoform X18, with amino-acid sequence MSGQSITDRITAAQHSVTGSAITKTVCKATTHEIMGPKKKHLDYLIQCTNEMNVNIPQLADTLFERTANTSWVVVFKSLTTTHHLMVYGNERFIQYLASRNTLFNLSNFLDKSGLQGYDMSTFIRRYSRYLNEKAVSYRQVAFDFTKVKRGSDGLMRTMNTEKLLKTIPIIQNQMDVLLDFNVNANELTNGVINAAFMLLFKDAIRLFAAYNEGIINLLEKYFDMKKVQCKDGLDIYKKFLTRMTRISEFLKVAEQVGIDRGDIPDLSQFTVCAPSSLLDALEQHLASLEGKKVKDSTAASRASTLSNAVSSLANTGISFTKVDEREKQAALEEEQARLKALKEQRVMELQKNPALATTDSSPVSTVGGTINSTPAIDLFSTPSSTNSASKAANDLLDLQPAFQQPLPLSTANSWGDSFCGPSPYTTLFQSEPPAVAGLFRGFTASPTQQQPPQDSRGLNVDFDSVFGNNTNANNLDSTVASSPNQCMTLNGQQANRLVSNDLDSSLANLVGNLGIGNGTAKNDLHWSQPGEKKLTGGNNWQPKTAPSTTWNPATMAPSVMAFPATTPTGMMTYGMPPHMGSMMMTQPTVMYTQPVMRPPNPFGPNPGAQSPTISSPSSLSPLRAPGKDPFAHLFLQNFL; translated from the exons ATGTCTGGACAGAGCATTACAGACAGGATAACCGCCGCACAGCACAGTGTCACCGGCTCGGCGATAACCAAAACGGTGTGCAAGGCGACCACTCATGAAATAATGGGaccaaaaaagaaacacttggATT aCTTAATTCAGTGCACGAATGAGATGAATGTGAACATCCCTCAGTTGGCTGACACACTGTTTGAGAGGACCGCCAACACCAGCTGGGTGGTTGTCTTCAAGTCCCTCACCACCACACACCATCTGATGGTCTATGGCAATGAG aGGTTTATACAGTATCTGGCTTCAAGGAACACACTATTCAACCTCAGCAATTTTTTGGACAAAAGTGGCTTACAAG GCTACGACATGTCAACGTTCATAAGGAGGTATAGCCGCTACCTGAATGAGAAGGCGGTGTCCTACAGACAAGTCGCTTTTGACTTTACTAAAGTGAAAAGAGG GTCTGATGGATTGATGAGAACCATGAACACTGAAAAGCTCCTGAAGACCATCCCTATTATCCAAAATCAGATGGATGTGTTACTTGATTTCAAC GTCAATGCCAATGAACTGACAAATGGTGTTATCAATGCAGCCTTCATGCTTCTGTTCAAAGATGCCATCCGGCTGTTTGCAGCCTACAATGAAGGCATAATCAATCTCCTGG AGAAGTACTTTGACATGAAGAAAGTGCAGTGCAAGGATGGACTGGACATCTACAAGAAATTCCTTACACGAATGACAAGGATATCGGAGTTCCTCAAAGTCGCAGAG CAAGTGGGGATCGATCGAGGTGACATCCCAGATCTGTCTCAG tttacagtgtgt GCCCCCAGCAGCCTGCTAGACGCCCTGGAACAACACTTGGCCTCTTTAGAGGGAAAGAAAGTCAAAGACTCGACAGCAGCCAGCAG GGCCAGCACCCTCTCCAATGCAGTATCTTCTCTGGCCAACACCGGCATATCTTTCACCAAAGTGGACgagagggaaaaacaagcaGCGCTGGAGGAAGAGCAGGCTCGTCTAAAAGCACTCAAG gaGCAGCGTGTTATGGAGCTCCAGAAGAATCCTGCTCTAGCGACTACAGACTCCTCCCCAGTCTCCACAGTGGGTGGAACCATTAACTCAACTCCTGCCATTGACCTCTTCTCCACACCGAGCTCTACCAACAG TGCATCCAAAGCAGCCAATGACCTTTTGGACCTGCAGCCAGCTTTCCAGCAGCCGCTGCCTCTCTCCACTGCCAACTCATGGGGAG ACTCCTTCTGTGGGCCAAGCCCTTACACCACCCTCTTCCAATCAGAGCCCCCTGCTGTAGCTGGTCTATTCAGAG GGTTCACGGCCTCCCCcacgcagcagcagccaccacaGGACTCTCGGGGCCTTAACGTCGATTTTGACTCCGTATTTGGCAACAACACTAATGCCAACAACCTGGATtccacag TGGCATCCTCACCCAATCAGTGCATGACCCTGAACGGTCAGCAGGCCAACAGACTTGTGTCCAATGACCTGGACTCTTCACTGGCCAATCTGGTCGGCA ATCTGGGAATTGGCAACGGCACAGCAAAGAA TGATCTTCACTGGAGTCAGCCGGGTGAGAAGAAGCTGACGGGTGGAAACAACTGGCAGCCCAAGACGGCGCCTTCCACCACCTGGAACCCCGCAACTATG GCTCCATCTGTCATGGCCTTCCCTGCAACCACACCCACAGGCATGATGACATATGGAATG CCTCCCCACATGGGCTCCATGATGATGACTCAGCCCACTGTGATGTACACTCAGCCTGTGATGAGGCCACCCAACCCCTTCGGCCCCAATCCAGGCGCACAG TCACCCACTATTTCCAGTCCGTCCAGTCTCAGCCCTCTCAGAGCGCCAGGGAAGGATCCCTTTGCACATCTCTTTCTACAGAATTTTTTATAG
- the picalma gene encoding phosphatidylinositol binding clathrin assembly protein a isoform X28 gives MSGQSITDRITAAQHSVTGSAITKTVCKATTHEIMGPKKKHLDYLIQCTNEMNVNIPQLADTLFERTANTSWVVVFKSLTTTHHLMVYGNERFIQYLASRNTLFNLSNFLDKSGLQGYDMSTFIRRYSRYLNEKAVSYRQVAFDFTKVKRGSDGLMRTMNTEKLLKTIPIIQNQMDVLLDFNVNANELTNGVINAAFMLLFKDAIRLFAAYNEGIINLLEKYFDMKKVQCKDGLDIYKKFLTRMTRISEFLKVAEQVGIDRGDIPDLSQAPSSLLDALEQHLASLEGKKVKDSTAASRASTLSNAVSSLANTGISFTKVDEREKQAALEEEQARLKALKEQRVMELQKNPALATTDSSPVSTVGGTINSTPAIDLFSTPSSTNSASKAANDLLDLQPAFQQPLPLSTANSWGDPFTYAAEAVEESTPISNPFITPPPVVDAVQLSVASSDANGLSSRTPSHEVFAGFTASPTQQQPPQDSRGLNVDFDSVFGNNTNANNLDSTGGILKPTVASSPNQCMTLNGQQANRLVSNDLDSSLANLVGNLGIGNGTAKNDLHWSQPGEKKLTGGNNWQPKTAPSTTWNPATMAPSVMAFPATTPTGMMTYGMPPHMGSMMMTQPTVMYTQPVMRPPNPFGPNPGAQSPTISSPSSLSPLRAPGKDPFAHLFLQNFL, from the exons ATGTCTGGACAGAGCATTACAGACAGGATAACCGCCGCACAGCACAGTGTCACCGGCTCGGCGATAACCAAAACGGTGTGCAAGGCGACCACTCATGAAATAATGGGaccaaaaaagaaacacttggATT aCTTAATTCAGTGCACGAATGAGATGAATGTGAACATCCCTCAGTTGGCTGACACACTGTTTGAGAGGACCGCCAACACCAGCTGGGTGGTTGTCTTCAAGTCCCTCACCACCACACACCATCTGATGGTCTATGGCAATGAG aGGTTTATACAGTATCTGGCTTCAAGGAACACACTATTCAACCTCAGCAATTTTTTGGACAAAAGTGGCTTACAAG GCTACGACATGTCAACGTTCATAAGGAGGTATAGCCGCTACCTGAATGAGAAGGCGGTGTCCTACAGACAAGTCGCTTTTGACTTTACTAAAGTGAAAAGAGG GTCTGATGGATTGATGAGAACCATGAACACTGAAAAGCTCCTGAAGACCATCCCTATTATCCAAAATCAGATGGATGTGTTACTTGATTTCAAC GTCAATGCCAATGAACTGACAAATGGTGTTATCAATGCAGCCTTCATGCTTCTGTTCAAAGATGCCATCCGGCTGTTTGCAGCCTACAATGAAGGCATAATCAATCTCCTGG AGAAGTACTTTGACATGAAGAAAGTGCAGTGCAAGGATGGACTGGACATCTACAAGAAATTCCTTACACGAATGACAAGGATATCGGAGTTCCTCAAAGTCGCAGAG CAAGTGGGGATCGATCGAGGTGACATCCCAGATCTGTCTCAG GCCCCCAGCAGCCTGCTAGACGCCCTGGAACAACACTTGGCCTCTTTAGAGGGAAAGAAAGTCAAAGACTCGACAGCAGCCAGCAG GGCCAGCACCCTCTCCAATGCAGTATCTTCTCTGGCCAACACCGGCATATCTTTCACCAAAGTGGACgagagggaaaaacaagcaGCGCTGGAGGAAGAGCAGGCTCGTCTAAAAGCACTCAAG gaGCAGCGTGTTATGGAGCTCCAGAAGAATCCTGCTCTAGCGACTACAGACTCCTCCCCAGTCTCCACAGTGGGTGGAACCATTAACTCAACTCCTGCCATTGACCTCTTCTCCACACCGAGCTCTACCAACAG TGCATCCAAAGCAGCCAATGACCTTTTGGACCTGCAGCCAGCTTTCCAGCAGCCGCTGCCTCTCTCCACTGCCAACTCATGGGGAG ATCCTTTCACCTATGCTGCAGAAGCTGTGGAGGAATCCACTCCAATCTCAAACCCTTTCATCACACCACCACCTGTTGTCGATGCTGTCCAGCTGTCCGTGGCGTCCTCGGACGCTAACGGTCTGTCCTCTAGGACACCGAGCCACGAAGTGTTCG CAGGGTTCACGGCCTCCCCcacgcagcagcagccaccacaGGACTCTCGGGGCCTTAACGTCGATTTTGACTCCGTATTTGGCAACAACACTAATGCCAACAACCTGGATtccacag GTGGCATCCTTAAACCTACAGTGGCATCCTCACCCAATCAGTGCATGACCCTGAACGGTCAGCAGGCCAACAGACTTGTGTCCAATGACCTGGACTCTTCACTGGCCAATCTGGTCGGCA ATCTGGGAATTGGCAACGGCACAGCAAAGAA TGATCTTCACTGGAGTCAGCCGGGTGAGAAGAAGCTGACGGGTGGAAACAACTGGCAGCCCAAGACGGCGCCTTCCACCACCTGGAACCCCGCAACTATG GCTCCATCTGTCATGGCCTTCCCTGCAACCACACCCACAGGCATGATGACATATGGAATG CCTCCCCACATGGGCTCCATGATGATGACTCAGCCCACTGTGATGTACACTCAGCCTGTGATGAGGCCACCCAACCCCTTCGGCCCCAATCCAGGCGCACAG TCACCCACTATTTCCAGTCCGTCCAGTCTCAGCCCTCTCAGAGCGCCAGGGAAGGATCCCTTTGCACATCTCTTTCTACAGAATTTTTTATAG